One Apteryx mantelli isolate bAptMan1 chromosome 22, bAptMan1.hap1, whole genome shotgun sequence genomic region harbors:
- the MRPS23 gene encoding small ribosomal subunit protein mS23 produces the protein MAGNRMQKIGSVFTRTRNLLRIGVVPKPLWFDVYAAFPPLREPVYRSPRPRYGKVKDVVPPVFYPEDEVRARFYRAYGNGPRSFDLSQSNFKSTCQRFVEKFNELKEEGKIEEDRLFEETGKALLAQGIILQRRGTEKVAQPDHQDTQTRDPVLRMRLQTVLEEMQEKKQGQEEQPAELTETQKGNSLLS, from the exons ATGGCGGGGAACCGCATGCAGAAGATCGGGAGCGTGTTCACCCG GACGCGGAACCTGCTCCGCATCGGCGTGGTGCCGAAGCCGCTGTGGTTCGACGTCTACGCCGCCTTCCCCCCGCTGCGGGAGCCCGTCTACCGGTCGCCGCGGCCTCGCTACGGCAAGGTGAAGGACGTCGTCCCGCCCGTCTTCTACCCGGAGGACGAAGTCCGCGC GAGGTTTTATAGAGCTTATGGGAATGGTCCAAGATCTTTTGACCTGTCACAATCAAACTTCAAATCCACTTGCCAGAG GTTTGTTGAGAAATTCAATGaactgaaggaagaaggaaaaattgaAGAGGACAGATTGtttgaagaaacaggaaaagctCTTCTAGCCCAAGGGATAATTTTACAGAGAAGAGGGACAGAAAAA GTAGCACAACCCGATCATCAGGATACTCAAACCAGGGATCCTGTATTACGCATGCGACTTCAAACCGTGTTGGAAGAGATGCAGGAAAAGAAGCAAGGTCAGGAGGAGCAGCCGGCAGAATTGACTGAAACACAGAAGGGAAATTCCTTACTGTCCTAA
- the CUEDC1 gene encoding CUE domain-containing protein 1 produces MTSLFRRSSGSRGGSAAPELNNSRPGRQVRRLEFNQAMEDFSTMFPRMDYDIIECVLRANRGAVDATIDQLLQMSLDGGGGGGGGDSSDSEDSIPAEILERTLEPDSSDEEPPPVYSPPGREPPAPGSWPPRAPPAPPPRTEAPGGAQPRSRYRNWNPPLLGALPDDFLRIPARPPAGTQGSGSGGGSGQPAAPRGLGPRGPGALEQERRWKQYLEDERIALFLQNEEFMKELQRNRDFLLALERDRLKYESKKSKSSSAAVSNDFGFSPVTPGDAAPAGSSEAGGAVSDDALFRDKLKHMGKSTRKKLFELARAFSEKTKMRKSKRKHLLKHQALGTAASTANLLDDVEGHSCDEDVHARQPQLREEEELPKDGR; encoded by the exons ATGACGAGCCTCTTCCGGCGGAgcagcggctcccgcggcggctccgcggcgccggAGCTCAACAACAGCCGGCCGGGCCGGCAGGTCCGGCGCCTGGAGTTCAACCAGGCCATGGAGGACTTCAGCACCATGTTCCCCCGCATGGACTACGACATCATCGAGTGCGTGCTGCGGGCCAACCGCGGCGCCGTCGACGCCACCATCGACCAGCTCCTGCAGATGAGCctggacggcggcggcggcggcggcggcggcgacagcTCCGACTCGGAGGACAGCATCCCCGCCGAG ATCCTGGAGCGGACGCTGGAGCCGGACAGCTCGGACGAGGAGCCGCCTCCCGTGTACTCGCCCCCCGGGCGCgagcccccggcgccgggcagctggcccccgcgcgcgccgcccgccccgccgcccag GACGGAGGCGCCCGGCGGCGCCCAGCCCCGGAGCCGCTACCGCAACTGGAACCCGCCGCTCCTGGGCGCCCTGCCGGACGACTTCCTGCGcatcccggcccggccgcccgccggcaCCCAG GgctccggcagcggcggcggcagcgggcagccGGCGGCACCGCGCGGCCTCGGCCCCCGGGGCCCGGGCGCCCTGGAGCAGGAGCGGCGCTGGAAGCAGTACCTGGAAGACGAGCGCATCGCGCTCTTCCTGCAGAACGAGGAGTTCATGAAGGAGCTCCAGAGGAACCGCGATTTCCTCCTTGCCCTGGAGAGAG ACCGGCTGAAGTACGAGTCAAAAAAGTCCAAGTCGAGCAGCGCTGCCGTCAGCAACGACTTTGGTTTCTCCCCCGTAACACCAG GCGACGCGGCCCCCGCGGGAAGCAGCGAGGCCGGCGGCGCCGTGTCCGACGATGCCTTATTCAGAGACAAGCTGAAGCACATGGGGAAAT CAACGCGCAAGAAGCTGTTCGAGCTCGCCAGGGCCTTCTCCGAGAAGACGAAGATGAGGAAGTCGAAAAGAAAACACTTGCTGAAGCACCAGGC GCTGGGGACAGCGGCTTCCACGGCCAATCTCCTCGACGACGTCGAGGGACACTCGTGCG ACGAAGACGTCCACGCGCGGCAGCCGCAGCTCCGGGAAGAGGAGGAGCTGCCGAAGGACGGGCGGTAA